The following DNA comes from Rosa rugosa chromosome 5, drRosRugo1.1, whole genome shotgun sequence.
GCTTCATTCAAACGCAAAAAGGGTGAAAAGAAGAAGCGAAACAATCAAACTTGTTCAATTGGAGAACTATTGGTGCTTCCATTTCTGTCAAAGTTTCCAATTCCTTCTGATTATGCTAATCCATCCCAAACTAGAATTATGAATGAGTGAGACACATCCTTACATATGAATTGTTGATATTGGAATTATATGTCATCTATACTTAAAAATTTGTTATTTTCAAGTTATTATTTTCTTCTGttggtatttttctttttcatttctgttTAATCTTTGTTATAGTATGTCTCTTTTAGAAAAAATTCAGTTCCTCTTTGTCATCACCATTTTCTGTTTTGTATGTTACACACTTATCTCATGACactttaaatttatttttgatTATTTTATTATGATCTTGACAgctattttggtgctttgatgGCATATGCTGGCTTGCTAGATGTAAGGATTTCTCCTCCTGTTACTTCATAAATTTGTAACTTGAGGTATTAAAAGAGTCTGCATTGAAGATTTGTAGTCGTTTTATTGCTATACAGTTTCTAAGAGAGCGGGAACCTACACATTCAGCAACTCTGGTTCGATCTCGGCTGCTACCATTGTATAATTTATCAGTGGGCCCACCGTTGGTTGCTGCTGCAAACTGGGTGCTGGGAGAACTGGCATCCTGTCTACCTGAAGTGAGACCGTTTCCTTGCCATCTGCTTTGCTTATGCTTTATTTAAATCAGAAGTCGATCTATGCACTTTTTTTCGTCAAACCATCATGAACATTTATGCATCAAATATTCCAATATACTTCCCTGGAAAACCTTATTCTAGTTGTGATAGCCCACTTTCTGATTCTGTCTCATTTTCAGGACATGAGTGCAGATGTGTATTCCTCGTTGCTAAAGGCATTGGCTATGCCCGATAGCAGTGATACTTCTTGTTATCCAGTGCGGGTATCTGCTGCTGCAGCCATTGTAGTGCTTCTTGATGTGAGTCACAAAAACAATCCTGTCCTTGTGGGTTAAACAACAGCATTATGGCTTTAACTGATCTTATATTCTATCTTCAGAATGACTACCCACCACCTGAGTGGCTTCCTCTCCTTCAAGTTGTGATTGGTAGAATTGGCCGTAACGAGGAAGAAAACTCTATTTTATTTCAGCTTCTTAGTTCTGTGGTGGAGGCGGGAAATGAAAATGTTGCAGTCCATATCCCATATATCATTTCATCATTGGTTGTGGAAATCTCAAAATGCATGCCCCCTGGTCTGGAGCCATGGCCTCAAGTATGTGTCGATCCATATTAGTCTGTTGCATGGTAGTTTGTTTATTGTATTGATTAATGTGTTAACCAACTAGTGATTGATGCACCTGATGGTTAAAAGGAGAGTGAAACAGTTGCTATAAAATACAGAATCACATAAATATTGAATTACACTGTGCTTGATCAATTTGACCCAAGATAGTATAGGTTGTCCATCAGATCAGTACTGCTTTGTTTGGATTTTTCCTCTTTGCATTCATGCTTGCCATATTATGCAAGTTGGAATGTAAAAAAAATTTGCCTGATTCTGACTGTGCTTTTGGAATGTTTTTAGGGtttagaatttttttctttctttagatCGTGCTTGCTGTTATGCAACTAGTTTGCCTGGTTCTTTCCGGGCATagagttgatttttttttcttacattCATGCTTCCCGTTTTATATAATAGTCACTACATTTCTGTTGATTGATTCTGTTGTTGCATGCGTTCAAATGTTGATCCCTAAGTTATCATCATTTTTTTTGTAAAGTAATAACCTGCACCAATTTCAACTATCAGTATAATACTGATGAAGTGATACCTTATGTCAGATGGTTGAGAATGGCTTTGCAGCATTAGCAGTGATGGCTCAAATTTGGGAAAATGATATGTCTGAAGAACTGGAAGAGAAGGAATCCAGCCAAAACTTTCTATCAGGTCAAGCTACTATCGGCAGAGCTTTCTCTGATCTCTTGCAACAGGCTTGGCTCGCACCAATGCATATATCGGTTAGTTTAGGACTTCTGCTATTAGATAATAGGTTGACAAAACTCCATTTTCTTGCTTATTCCGCCGTTCAGTCAGTCATACTTTAATCAGTTTTGTGATAGGCATCTGGGTTTCAAATTGTTACATTTGTTGATTTCTGTTTCTTGACCAGGATCAGGAAGATAATGCTTTACCCCCTCCATCTTGCTTAGATTCTGCATCAACGCTACTTCGATCCATCATGCTATCTGTTACTGGAAGTAATGTAATTCTAGAGCTTAAAGTACCAGAGCTATTATTAGTTTGGGCTGATCTGATTGCGGACTGGCATGCTTGGGAAGAATCAGAGGACATGTCAGTCTTTGAGTGCATTAAAGAAGTTGTCAGTCTACACAGTAAGTATGGGCTGAAGAATTTTATTGTAGGACAGATGCCATCTCCTCCAGCTCCACCTGTTCCCAAGCATTCTGTAATAGAAGGTATTGGTACTTTTATAAGCGAGGCCACTTTACAATATCCATCTGCAACATGGAGGGCTTGCTCGTGTATCCATTTGCTGCTACATGTCCCAAGTTACTCATCTGAGACAGAAAGCGTGAAGCAGTCATTAGCAGCAGCATTTTGTCAGGCAACATTTTCTCGTTTCAGAGAAGTTAAAAGCAAGCCTGGATCTCTGTGGAAGCCTTTGTTGCTTGCTATATCATCGTGCTATTTATGTTCTCCTGAAGTTGTAGAGAGTACATTGGAGAAGGATGGAGATGGAGGCTTCGAAACCTGGTTAGCTGCCCTCGGATTGGTTTCCACCAACTCTTTCAAACCTGGGCTATCAAGAGAGTCAGACATAAAGTTGATTGGTGAGTATTTTGGTAGCTGAATCTTTAGGGGAAGATTTCCTTGTGTTAGGTTCTTGGGTTCTCCTATGATTAGAGTTTACCACTCAATAGTGTTATTTGTGATAATTTGTATCCACTAAAGTTAACAATTAAATAGCTGATGATTTAATGACTTGGGATAACATCTCTAATTGTTCTCAATAATTCTCAGCGGTGGCACTGGCTAAAGTGGTTGAACGACTACTGATACTCGGAAAGTCTGGTGCTCTGTTACGAGAATGCTTTACTTCTCTGATGGAAGCATCTGCCCGATTTAATGAAGTTGAGGAAGATAATGATGAAGATGCAGAAGAAGATATGGATGATGAAGACGACGATGGTGAAATAGAAGACGATGATGAGGACGAGGTAAAATTTTATTACACTCTTTTCATTAGTTCCTGAAATGTTTTCTACATACCGTACTGCCTTTCAATAGCAGGAGCTGATATGCTGCAACATAACTTACCATTTGGGTGCTAATTTATGTCTCTCTTCATAAACTTTAACATCCATAATCTGAGCGTATGCCGTACGCC
Coding sequences within:
- the LOC133710296 gene encoding importin beta-like SAD2 isoform X2, whose amino-acid sequence is MEVAAQIGQLLNATVSPDSGAVHTATEALDRLSQLPDFPYYLLSISAGGENQGQKIAAATYLKNFTRKNVEGDVSDSKPKVSKEFKDQLLRALLQSEPAVVKVLVEVFRVIVVAEFVKQNWWPELVPDLRAALENSNLISGANSQWNTVNALRVLHALVRPFQYFLEATVSKEPVPPQLELIAKDILVPLLTLFHQIVQKALGTHGMTDVETENLLLIVCKCMYFTVRSHMPSALVPLLPSFCHDLIRILDSLSFDCVITPDNGYQMRLKTGKRSLRIFCCLITRHRKYSDKLMPDIVKCALNVVKYSKNISKLDFLSERIISLSFDVISHVLETGPGWRLVSPHFSYLLDSAIFPALVMNEKDISEWEEDAEEYIRKNLPSDLEEISGWREDLFTARKSAINLLGVISVSKGPQMGTSTNASSASFKRKKGEKKKRNNQTCSIGELLVLPFLSKFPIPSDYANPSQTRIMNDYFGALMAYAGLLDFLREREPTHSATLVRSRLLPLYNLSVGPPLVAAANWVLGELASCLPEDMSADVYSSLLKALAMPDSSDTSCYPVRVSAAAAIVVLLDNDYPPPEWLPLLQVVIGRIGRNEEENSILFQLLSSVVEAGNENVAVHIPYIISSLVVEISKCMPPGLEPWPQMVENGFAALAVMAQIWENDMSEELEEKESSQNFLSGQATIGRAFSDLLQQAWLAPMHISEDNALPPPSCLDSASTLLRSIMLSVTGSNVILELKVPELLLVWADLIADWHAWEESEDMSVFECIKEVVSLHSKYGLKNFIVGQMPSPPAPPVPKHSVIEGIGTFISEATLQYPSATWRACSCIHLLLHVPSYSSETESVKQSLAAAFCQATFSRFREVKSKPGSLWKPLLLAISSCYLCSPEVVESTLEKDGDGGFETWLAALGLVSTNSFKPGLSRESDIKLIAVALAKVVERLLILGKSGALLRECFTSLMEASARFNEVEEDNDEDAEEDMDDEDDDGEIEDDDEDEDSEDDEHEETEEEFLNRYAEAALALENGSVIEEGDIEDEDQEMDFERGCLEEINLQEVVTLLVQKYHPIVIERQEAYPPELISRFVECFPQCKIFFQHYSKC
- the LOC133710296 gene encoding importin beta-like SAD2 homolog isoform X1, with product MEVAAQIGQLLNATVSPDSGAVHTATEALDRLSQLPDFPYYLLSISAGGENQGQKIAAATYLKNFTRKNVEGDVSDSKPKVSKEFKDQLLRALLQSEPAVVKVLVEVFRVIVVAEFVKQNWWPELVPDLRAALENSNLISGANSQWNTVNALRVLHALVRPFQYFLEATVSKEPVPPQLELIAKDILVPLLTLFHQIVQKALGTHGMTDVETENLLLIVCKCMYFTVRSHMPSALVPLLPSFCHDLIRILDSLSFDCVITPDNGYQMRLKTGKRSLRIFCCLITRHRKYSDKLMPDIVKCALNVVKYSKNISKLDFLSERIISLSFDVISHVLETGPGWRLVSPHFSYLLDSAIFPALVMNEKDISEWEEDAEEYIRKNLPSDLEEISGWREDLFTARKSAINLLGVISVSKGPQMGTSTNASSASFKRKKGEKKKRNNQTCSIGELLVLPFLSKFPIPSDYANPSQTRIMNDYFGALMAYAGLLDFLREREPTHSATLVRSRLLPLYNLSVGPPLVAAANWVLGELASCLPEDMSADVYSSLLKALAMPDSSDTSCYPVRVSAAAAIVVLLDNDYPPPEWLPLLQVVIGRIGRNEEENSILFQLLSSVVEAGNENVAVHIPYIISSLVVEISKCMPPGLEPWPQMVENGFAALAVMAQIWENDMSEELEEKESSQNFLSGQATIGRAFSDLLQQAWLAPMHISDQEDNALPPPSCLDSASTLLRSIMLSVTGSNVILELKVPELLLVWADLIADWHAWEESEDMSVFECIKEVVSLHSKYGLKNFIVGQMPSPPAPPVPKHSVIEGIGTFISEATLQYPSATWRACSCIHLLLHVPSYSSETESVKQSLAAAFCQATFSRFREVKSKPGSLWKPLLLAISSCYLCSPEVVESTLEKDGDGGFETWLAALGLVSTNSFKPGLSRESDIKLIAVALAKVVERLLILGKSGALLRECFTSLMEASARFNEVEEDNDEDAEEDMDDEDDDGEIEDDDEDEDSEDDEHEETEEEFLNRYAEAALALENGSVIEEGDIEDEDQEMDFERGCLEEINLQEVVTLLVQKYHPIVIERQEAYPPELISRFVECFPQCKIFFQHYSKC